One Clupea harengus chromosome 12, Ch_v2.0.2, whole genome shotgun sequence DNA segment encodes these proteins:
- the LOC105892226 gene encoding heat shock protein beta-1-like, which translates to MDEENKMMQRPLFQRGDPFHDWEMPSRLFNREIEFPAFLDERDVNWLDWARKRLAATSWPGYTHVPVISPLGSQASPRAHSQVTEGTSEVRFGQGSWKLSMDVNQFTPEDITARTKEGYLEITGKHEERQDAHGLVSRSFTRKYRMPAEVDTEHIGCSLSADGVLSVEAPLPASGTRRTEEIVIPIQIQQQQ; encoded by the exons ATGGatgaagaaaacaaaatgatgcAGCGTCCTCTTTTTCAACGTGGGGACCCCTTCCATGACTGGGAGATGCCAAGTCGTCTTTTTAACAGAGAAATTGAGTTTCCAGCTTTCCTGGACGAGAGAGATGTAAACTGGCTTGACTGGGCAAGGAAGAGGCTGGCTGCTACCTCCTGGCCGGGGTACACACACGTTCCTGTTATCTCTCCTCTTGGATCGCAGGCAAGCCCTAGGGCCCATTCACAAGTCACTGAGGGAACATCAGAAGTGAGGTTTGGGCAAGGGAGCTGGAAGCTGTCTATGGACGTCAATCAGTTTACCCCTGAGGACATCACAGCCAGAACAAAGGAAGGCTACCTAGAAATAACAG GTAAACACGAGGAGAGGCAAGATGCACATGGACTGGTCTCACGGAGCTTCACTAGGAAATACAG AATGCCAGCAGAGGTGGACACAGAGCACATTGGCTGCTCCCTGTCAGCAGATGGCGTCCTCTCCGTGGAAGCACCACTGCCTGCCTCAGGCACCAGACGCACAGAAGAAATCGTCATTCCTATTCAGATTCAACAACAGCAATAG
- the LOC105892225 gene encoding sushi domain-containing protein 2-like, which produces MEKILRCGLTAVFLFSYFYGITGQTCEGQCGKKLDTCSCHVTCISLENCCDNFKEFCVDTFPYSGSIFGGTDFVILNATFNQNSSVTCRFNRGIVTEGYVDAESRGHCISPLLYQTGWILLEISTDGTTYNRQGSWLSVHPGKLDPRFKVTLVNSTQWQYYGTPNVGGTLRMTWNTSLVRAENVNLELWGYREEGEAYSESWTAEWKYLYSLVRGYPNNGNFTFVPSVADKPFLDWELGCVRVSPSAYPDGKRDVHAVWSEDHALAWHLEEKFRENSAAWALDKCIQWDQLEKSLPSFLDETIDCPCTLAQARADTGRFHTDYGCDIEKGSVCTYHPGSVHCVRAIQASPKYAAGQQCCYDSTGAQVLTSDSIGGSTPDRGHDWGSPPYRNPPRIPGASHWVYDVLSFYYCCLWSDNCHYYFTHRPSSDCRTYTPPKAGAVFGDPHLITFDGTRYTFNGKGEYSLVVSEAKHFVVQGRTEQLTDPQSGALVSATKLSAVAMREGESDVIEVRLDQLKDSLQVLRKQMPLSFTEQTWMDLKGVFVFSPVPHNVTVMFPSGAGVEVRRREGTMAATVLLPEEFRDTTQGLLGKMNDDPKDDLVSSSGNTVPDASNAEEVYTFGASWAILNESSLFTYDSKYLLDSYLFAPKHDPAFSPAFAIPDNPDDPLLNEASKLCTGGGSKFCRYDTLVARSLSVGNATRVSFNSHATIAEDLSAVVSCGWITSPSNGEKDGTTYLQGFTVKFTCNTGYVLQGPKERTCQSNGQWTGELTQCTAESGAGNNTLGIVLGIVIGAIALATILTVIILHSRKHKRATQKQEEDEAF; this is translated from the exons ATGGAAAAAATACTCCGCTGTGGTTTGAcagcagtgtttttgttttcatatttttatGGAATCACTG GTCAAACATGTGAAGGACAGTGTGGCAAAAAACTCGACACATGTTcttgccatgtgacatgtatttCCTTAGAAAACTGCTGTGACAACTTTAAGGAGTTCTGTGTTGATACCTTTCCATACTCTGGATCTATATTTGGAGGAACAGATTTTGTGATCCTCAATGCAACTTTCAATCAAAACTCCAGCGTAACCTGTCG GTTTAACAGAGGGATAGTAACTGAGGGCTATGTGGACGCAGAGAGTCGGGGCCACTGCATATCGCCTCTTCTTTATCAGACAGGATGGATTCTATTGGAGATTTCCACTGATGGAACAACGTACAACCGACAGGGATCCTGGCTGTCAG TTCATCCAGGAAAATTGGACCCACGCTTCAAGGTGACACTGGTGAATTCCACACAGTGGCAGTACTACGGTACTCCCAACGTAGGAGGAACCCTTCGCATGACGTGGAACACCTCACTGGTCAGGGCTGAAAATGTCAACTTGGAACTGTGGGGCTACAGAGAGGAAG GAGAGGCTTATTCAGAATCCTGGACAGCTGAATGGAAGTACCTGTACTCCCTGGTCAGAGGATACCCCAACAATGGCAACTTCACCTTTGTTCCCAGTGTGGCAGACAAGCCCTTCTTAGACTGGGAGCTGGGCTGCGTCCGGGTCAGCCCTAGTGCTTACCCTGATGGGAAACG TGATGTCCATGCTGTCTGGAGTGAAGACCATGCCCTGGCTTGGCACCTGGAGGAGAAGTTCAGAGAGAACTCTGCAGCGTGGGCGCTGGACAAATGCATACAGTGGGACCAGCTGGAGAAAAGCTTGCCCAGTTTCCTGGATGAGACCATTGACTGTCCGTGCACACTGGCACAAGCAAGAGCAGACACGGGCCGGTTTCAT ACTGACTACGGATGTGAcatagagaaagggagtgtgtgcacatatcaTCCTGGGAGTGTCCACTGTGTGAGAGCCATACAGGCCAG CCCCAAGTATGCGGCGGGACAGCAATGTTGCTATGACAGCACGGGGGCCCAGGTTCTGACCTCGGATTCCATCGGGGGGAGCACCCCAGATCGGGGACATGATTGGGGATCACCCCCATACCGAAACCCCCCCAGGATTCCTGGAGCATCCCACTGGGTTTACGATGTGCTCAGCTTCTACTACTGCTGCCTGTGGTCAGACAACTGTCACTACTATTTCACACACCGGCCCTCCAGTGACTGCAGGACATACACGCCTCCGAAAGCAG GTGCAGTGTTTGGAGATCCCCACCTTATCACCTTTGATGGCACGAGATACACCTTCAATGGAAAGGGGGAGTATTCACTAGTTGTTTCTGAGGCAAAGCATTTTGTGGTTCAGGGAAGAACAGAGCAACTGACAGATCCACAGAGTG GAGCGTTGGTCAGTGCCACCAAGCTTTCCGCTGTTGCCATGAGAGAAGGGGAGTCTGATGTCATTGAGGTGCGACTCGACCAGCTGAAAGACAGTTTGCAGGTTCTCAGGAAACAGATGCCCCTCTCCTTCACAGAACAAACCTGGATGGACCTCAAAG gtgTCTTTGTATTCTCCCCAGTACCACACAACGTGACAGTCATGTTCCCCTCTGGGGCCGGGGTAGAGGtgcggaggagagaaggaactATGGCAGCCACAGTCCTGCTTCCTGAAGAGTTCAGAGACACTACCCAAGGGCTGCTTGGAAAGATGAATGATGATCCAAAGGATGACCTTGTCTCCAGCAGCGGGAACACTGTGCCAGATGCAAGCAATGCTGAGGAAGTGTACACATTTGGAGCAAGCT GGGCGATCCTGAACGAGTCATCCCTCTTTACCTATGACTCCAAGTACCTGCTGGACTCATACCTGTTTGCCCCCAAGCACGATCCAGCTTTCTCTCCAGCGTTCGCTATCCCCGACAATCCAGACGACCCCCTGCTGAACGAGGCATCCAAGCTGTGCACTGGCGGCGGCTCTAAGTTCTGCAGATATGACACCCTGGTGGCACGCAGCCTCAGTGTGGGAAATGCCACCCGCGTGTCTTTCAATAGCCACGCTACTATTGCTGAGGACCTTAGCGCAG TGGTGTCCTGTGGTTGGATTACTTCACCGAGTAATGGCGAGAAGGACGGCACAACATATTTGCAGGGATTCACAGTAAAGTTCACTTGCAATACTGGCTATGTCCTGCAGGGGCCAAAAGAGCGCACGTGTCAAAGCAATGGCCAGTGGACAGGGGAGCTCACGCAGTGCACTGCTGAGAGCG GGGCAGGGAACAACACTCTTGGCATTGTTCTGGGCATCGTCATTGGGGCTATTGCTCTTGCGACCATATTGACTGTAATAATTCTCCACAGCAGGAAACACAAGAG AGCAACCCAAAAACAGGAAGAAGATGAGGCTTTCTGA
- the LOC105892229 gene encoding BTB/POZ domain-containing adapter for CUL3-mediated RhoA degradation protein 3-like produces the protein MEEMSGVSAVSTAVPAATTRTTSFKGSCPGSKYVKLNVGGALYYTTMQTLTKQDTMLKAMFSGRMEVLTDSEGWILIDRCGKHFGTILNYLRDGAVPLPDSRRETEELLAEAKYYLVQGLADECLAALQNKDTYEPFCKVPLVTSSKEEQRLITTANKPTVKLLYNRSNNKYSYTSNSDDNLLKNIELFDKLSLRFNGRVLFIKDVIGDEICCWSFYGQGRKIAEVCCTSIVYATEKKQTKVEFPEARIYEETLNILLYESQDGRGPDNALLEATGGAAGRSHHLDEDEERERIERIRRIHIKRPDDRTHHHQ, from the exons ATG GAAGAGATGTCGGGAGTGAGTGCGGTCAGCACAGCAGTGCCTGCGGCTACCACCCGCACCACCTCCTTCAAAGGTTCCTGTCCAGGTTCCAAGTATGTGAAACTGAACGTGGGTGGCGCCCTGTACTACACTACCATGCAGACCCTAACGAAGCAAGACACCATGCTCAAAGCCATGTTCAGTGGAAGGATGGAAGTTCTTACAGACAGTGAAG GCTGGATCTTAATTGACCGGTGTGGGAAGCACTTTGGCACTATCCTGAACTACCTCAGAGACGGGGCCGTCCCACTTCCAGACAGTCGCCGAGAGACAGAGGAGCTACTGGCTGAGGCCAAGTACTACCTGGTTCAGGGGCTGGCGGATGAGTGTCTCGCTGCTCTACAG AACAAAGACACATATGAACCATTCTGCAAAGTCCCCCTGGTGACCTCATCCAAGGAGGAACAGAGGCTAATTACCACTGCTAACAAG CCCACTGTGAAACTTTTATACAACAGAAGCAACAACAAATATTCCTACACCAG CAATTCTGATGACAACTTGCTGAAGAACATAGAGTTGTTTGACAAGCTGTCACTGCGGTTCAACGGCCGAGTGCTCTTCATCAAGGACGTGATTGGCGATGAGATCTGCTGCTGGTCTTTCTATGGCCAGGGCCGTAAGATTGCAGAAGTGTGCTGCACATCCATTGTCTACGCCACTGAGAAGAAGCAGACAAAG GTTGAGTTCCCCGAGGCCCGAATCTATGAGGAGACCCTGAACATCCTCCTGTACGAGTCGCAAGACGGCCGGGGTCCCGACAACGCCCTGCTGGAGGCAACGGGTGGCGCAGCCGGGCGATCGCACCACctggacgaggacgaggagcgGGAGCGCATCGAGAGGATCCGGCGGATCCACATCAAGCGTCCCGACGACCGCACCCACCACCATCAGTGA